attagttgaaTGTGGAAGAATTTTGCTTTGCTTTGGACAACCCATGTGATCAAACTTAGCAATTTGTGGTGGAAGAATCggattttttggattttctagatgtttctttaaaaaatcgtttcttttgtttaaactgTCACAAACATGACAAGAAAATCCCGCGAACATATGTTCCTCAGGAAGCGAccatttttgaagttttaaagaCTCATAAAGTTTTGGGTTAGAAAACTTGCCGGTGTACCGATGTTTTAAATACTCGTTGTATTTTTCATCATTTGCATCAAGTTGTTTTAGATATTCCGCTAGTTCTTTTGGCGAACTAAAGTCTTGTACCATGATTACGGCTTTTTCACTGGGCATGAATTCTTCAGCTAAAGAAGACCCTAAATACACTGGAACCGATCCAATGAGTAAAGGTCGAAAAAGTTTTTCTGTCATGTAATCTTGAcataaatagttttcaaaagcTAACTGAAACTTATAACGAGCCAAAAAGTGATAAAATGTTTCACTTGAAAAATGTTGAAACCCGTCGACTTCTTTTGGTggctttttgttgtttaaacaaGGACCGTATGAGTCAACTGCTATATATTTCATAAGCTCTTTTACATATGTATCTCGATCAGACGGAGGATCACAATcactttgaaaataaacaactgCTGCTAGATTTAACTCCTTTTGCAGACTAAAATGAAAACagatttcaattattttattatatgtgaGACTTCAAACgatacaaaatatttcaacgtcaaaataataaagaggaatatttaatcaaataattccccgtcaaaaaatttatttacaaaccgTAGTTTATTTGTTTGGTCTAAATCACACTATAGCTACATTATGTACCCAGCAAACACTCTATAGCGGAATTTCAGTGGACCTAAATAGACATTTTGAGCGGACCACTGTAGTTTTCATTGGTTGCTTAGGGGGCCATTAGTAACAGACGCCAAAAGTGGCTAGCCGATGACTAGCCATTACTAGCATGTCGGAAAGCTATCGACTTGCCATTTACAGTGACTGCCTCTAATTATTCACTAAGTGACCAATGAGCAAAACTTCAATGAACCGCTAGAAAATGCCTATGTAGGTCCACTGCAAATCCACTAAAACAATGTTTACTGGGTACcaacataaatttaatattgccaACAATAATCTAGAAGTTTACCTAAATTGTTTCTtgtatatgaataaaaataaggatTTTGTAACATTTGCCGATATTTGCCCAATAAAGGCCCAATTTGCGCTCCCCAATATTTACCTAATGTTTGCAGCCATTATCGGCCCAATAATAAAGAATTTGTGCTATCTGGGTTAGTCCTTATTAATAACTACAGCAAAAACGAGAAtgctgataaaaaaataaataaaacttacctTTTAGGattacacatttaaataaaatattgtttttacccctcaaaaaaagcttaaaataaaGATACCCGCCGTTAGGACCGGctaaataacaacttttatcttttgattTTATCTTGCGTTGTATAAATTCAAACGCCAATTTAGCGATGggaataaaacaatataaaaaatatcagcagaaacgtaatatttaaaaaaaaaaaaaaataaacatgataactatttttaaaactaggttatttaaaaactttggcatataaattcgccgaatggtcacacaccagcagtgaacgcctgagggaagaaatgaagtacattagaataaaggttatagtaataaaaatctttatatctGATATTAAGtgatttagaaaataaaaaaagaaactggtATAGACTATGTTGTAGTCATGATAATGGGTGacaagagttttttttacaaaatgttattaatatatatatatatatatatatatatatatatatatatatatatatatatatatatatacatacatacatacatacatacatacatacatatatatatatatatatatatatatatatatatatatacatatatatatatatatatatataaatatatatatatatatatatatatatatatatatatatatatatatatatatatatatatatatatatatatatatatatatatttaactaaaatcatgtttttattatttataagttatgtATAAGACTTTAAAGTAGAGCAGCAGTAGTTAAGGTTCTCACTTACTCCGTTTTCGATACGGACTTCGGTATTAAAATGTCTGGCCATAAGTGATGTCATAGTAACAAATttacttaactaaaaaaaatgacatcTGTACTAAAATATTCATGATgatgattttcatattattagaTCATAATTAAAGAAAGTAGATcttctataataataattgttcaTATATGCTAgtaaaaaattggttttgagTTTGAGTTAAGAAAAAATAGGGAAGAGTGGGGGACTCTGTTCACCACCCCACCCTAAACCCCCTCCTTGAAgtataagaaaattataaatctaatacaaatttaatttaaatttttgttagtggAACTActgtaaacaattaaaaaatagctaaaaattaaatacctataacttgaaaaaatcTCAGAAAAAAAACACCTCATTTCTGCTTAGTGACATAGCAATGCAGCACCTTacacaaagtatttttaatagtataatcaaaatttataacaaatttcaaaacatattttcaaaaattttatttttaatcatattttgtctttttaaatattaaaaccaaatttGTAACACATTTGGCATGATATATGTAACCGTATGTCACGCCAAATAtggctaaataataaaaatataatttttttaaaaagtcccTGAAATCACTCTTAAACTGGAATGCACTGTTTACAACTGTACTTAACAAAACGTTTcacaaaatgataaattaaaatggCTAAAAGCTAAAATCTGAATGataaatatctgaaaaataagttttactgTTAACCGATTTTTTTCTTTGgttgtaacaaaatattttttatccatCCATTCTTCAACAATTTGCATGTTTTGCGTGGTTAAAGGATAGTCTGACTCACGTCTAAATGTTGCTGTATGGTTGAATATgctaaattaaacaaaacagttttataaaatattactttatacAACATAACCTTATTCTTTCTTATAAATTGATCTTACTTATAAATcgtttttacttataaattgttttttttggtatttttttggtaattggTAATTTGTGTTTGACATTTCccgataatttttatttcttgagaaataaagattttttttcttcttttctcgAGAATTCTCATGAATCTTGAgaacataaaatattacatatttgtGCACAAACGTTTAATAATAGgtacacaatatatataaataaacatgtaagaaaaaaaattaataacgcgttgaaattacataaaaatgcatTGAAATTacatatttcatataaaaatagttgttaaataatcgaaaaagaattgaaaaacaaaaacttcttttcTTTGAAACAAAATCACTGGCAGtggaaaaattttgtttttgttgaggttttatttttgttttgattaaaatctggttgtttaaatattgtgatttgtatttttattaatttttttacttttaatttttaaaaattcaaaataaaaaaagtaataaaaatttactaaaaaaaaaattaaattgatattattttattacataaaacacTTTTCTTTATAATCGACcgtataattttaaattaaaaaaggttttattttcaTCCCTAAAAAGTtctaaactttttgttttggaACCAACTGTTTGTAAGATATTCTTGTCTTATTGTCTTATTGTAATACTATCCAAAGTATCAATTTCTATACAGTGTCTTCAATTGATAAGTTTAATTGTTATTGAAGAGATAATTGTACTTAATCACTACATTCTAATTTGGCTTCAGCATAAGCAAAATCATCGTTGTTCTCATCACTCTCTGTTTCCAAGCAATTGAAGAACAATCTATTTAGTATAGTTTTCGCaggtttataaatttcattctttgatgcagatttaaaaaaagaaatgaggGCATCTTTGTCGTCAGAACTtggattttgtaaaaatttataaagatacaACATTgttcttttttctgttattgattcctttttttattttctatagaaattcttgACTTTTAGAATCAACTTCTTTTAACTtcccaaataaaaattttaaagaccctTCTGCAGTTATTTTTTACTAGCTCATAAcagtacataaaatataataaaaagctcCTATTTTATTCCCTTTTATGATTATTTTCcctaatattcaaatttttttggacTTTAAAAGGtgaatttaaaagatatttatacaCGCAGCAACACCACAGACAAcattatacaatttaaattaaagagaTTGCAGTTTGAATGCGATGTTAGCGtgtctacaaaaaatttttaattttctcgagaaatatcaaataatttctcgagaaattatttgatatttctcgaaaaaatttgaaaaataaaattaaaaagaaaaattgaaaaataaaatttcttgagCAATTCTTGAGAAAGAATTCTCAAGAGTAAACACTAAAAGTAATATTCGAATGGTTATTTTGTATCAAcatcattttaaaacataatgaaacctatttacataaaaacttttacccagaaatataaaaaaaaaagattgcttcaaataatataatttcaagATGGCTTTGGTCCATCGCAATTTAGGATTTGCAATCACTTAATTGTGCCCATTGCgatctactttttttatgtCTTGGCCTAAtcttagttttaaaatgttctacCCTTGGTCTTGTCTAAGGAATCAACTCTTGGACCTGGTCTCAAAATGGACAAACCATTTCAGAACATATTCcaagacataaaaaatataagtcttaaaatgttttacaaaatcttttgaTGCTTTAGccctgttttattttattttactaaatagttctgataatttatacatattaaagtatatgtataaactatttatcaattatttatcaaaattatttatgaaaaaaaccaAAGTAACCATTATATGAAAACATGAAACGGTGCTAAtagtaaaagtaataatttttttaagtttggattggtgtttaatttatattttacccCCCGTGATGACTAAAAAATggctatattttgtttttagcacATACATTCATATAATTTTCTGAAATATCCACAGTCAAGCAAAGTTAGTAAAATATTGATatctcataaaaaaacattaaaaaaaaaatttgtagaagttctattaataacaacaattatatttgaattgttcgttaatatttaattattgaatggtacttaattaatttattttttaaagtaacttattaGTATATTTGAGAATTAAAATTTAGGATATTACTTGCTAAGCTGTGAGAGTCCCAGATGCCCAGATTGCCCAGATGAAGAGTGTAAATGACAggcaaagaaaaaaatgcatttttggatTTGCATCCATATGAAAGAAAagctttattgtaaataatttttgaatagaaaaCATACCAAAATCTACTATGTATAATATACTAAAAGAATGGAGAACAATATAGgaccaaaaagaaaaattggaagTAGTCCCAATgcaaaaaagaagttttaaaaacaagtatCAAATGATGTAAGGTTggaaagaaaaaacaaattagagGCAAAATTACTTGCTTAGATTGCATTCTCAACAAATGGAATCTCGCATCATTACATTGCTCTATTGGGCCAAGCAGTCATTGAAAATGTGTATATTTCAAAATCTCTTGTCAGATTAGAAAAATTCAttggaaaatataataaaaatgaaagtaatatTTTCTGatctttattcatttattcacaTTATTCATTTCAAATACAAgacttaaattcaaaaatatttaattcatacCAAAATTTCATAACCATGATAATGTGCCAGAATTAAGACCAATTGAAGATTTTTGGTCTGTATAAAAGATTGATGTACAATAAAAACTGGCAAGCTGAAAATCTGTGTAAACTTCAAAAACAGATTGAGTTTTCAATCAAGAAAATTGACATATAACATGCACATCAGCTAGCTGATGTACAATCCAATATTTACAAGAGTGAGCCGTGTTTGTTGCCATGACCTGAAATACTTATAACTtcatttaatttcattatttagactttttttgttactatactttttaaattaataaaattgatcatcccattaaaagttatacaatttagtccagacttttatttattacataattgcAAAATGTTGAGATAAGCAACCAGAGAGGGAGGGGGTAGAGAAATAGTGCTTTTTTATGCTTCAAAAACATGTCACTGTGTAACTCATCACtgattttgtagaaaaaagtaattaatatttaaaaactaagacaaaaatttttcaaatatttttaacttggtGACTCTTTAATATAAGTGCTaaatttgatcattttattaaatactttgcTTAGGTTTTAATAGTATGCATAATTTCAAAACTCTTGTTTTgcaaaatcagatttttttaaatctgctgTTCAgcagatttaaaataaacattatcattttttaaaattcttatacaCAAAGtgataacaaatattattagagaaaaaaaaagattataaaaattgaaatatacaTGCACTTTTGTTCTTTATTCTTAAATGACCGAAGTTACATGGCAACCCAATTTaggctatttttaatttttttctaattttttcaatttttgtcataaaaaagtGAGcatacaatcaaaaaaaaagtcaaatgtcaaaatgtcaaaattcAACTTGCAGTACAGAGCATGCATGTATTGCAGATTCCTCCAAAAGGCCTCGGTCATCTGACCAAATGGTTTTTATGATTGAAAAAATATGCTCTACAGGTGCAGATGTTCTTGGCAAACACATAATGCATTCAAAAATTAGATATACCAATGTCTTTTTCTTGAAAATGCTTGAACAATTGGACCCATTTGTCAACATAggcaatttaaattttcaatgaaCTCCACTCCTTTTTTGATGCAAAAAATGTTTCTGTATTTCATCTCATCAAAAAGACTGTcaatattaactttttgttgATTATCTGAACCATGTATACTGTTTATAGCTTTAGCAGATTGTTCAATATCCTCCCACTTCAAAACATGATAAAGTCCAATCCATGTGAATATCTCATTCTCACAGTTCAATATAAAAgatacattgttttttaaaagaaatttaccTCTGTCATTAAATGTATTAACATCTTAGGCACTAAATTTTCTCAACAACTGTTTTGCTCCTTAGGAGACAAAATTACTATTCATTCTTTCCTCaagattaaattttatcttttttagttccaaaataatttttgatgcaTTTGCCTCACTTTTTTCCATTGGTAatacagttttgttaaaattatatatctgcatatccacaaacaaaaaataaaacccacCTGTTTCACTTTCAAAAAATGCTTGCAAAGCACGTGGACAGCTTTCTTAAGGAATAAAATATGTCTTCAGTGCCTCGAACATATAGAAAATTCTTGCCAGCATCTGCCagcaaaaaagagaaaaaaatcaaGTAGTTCCATGCTAGATTATTTTCCTATACTCCATATCTGCAAATTCGCAAAATTCCTTCAACTCAGTTACCCAAACTGTGTAGACATGAAAATTTACTACTTATATATTTTCACAAGaacagctttaattttaataggCAGACCATCCACAGCAGATTGAAGTGTATTGTGCACAATTTCTACACCACAACCAATGCCAACAAAATTAACACCAAGTTTTTGTTTGAGCCTGTTGTAAAAGATATTTCTACCTCTTTTATGCACTCCTCCAAAATTTGTGTTACAATTGAAGAGCTTAGCGCTAAATGTACTCAagtcacaaaataaatgtttagagGAAATTTACTTTGATCAGAGATATAACAGTTCAAAATAAGGATTTAAAATGGCTTATCAAAGTAGATTTTCTCAAAAAACTTAAGTACTTTTAGCACTGAGCTTTTCAATTGTCAGAACAAAAACCAgctatgtttttttatcaatatcataaCTTTGCAATGTTGAAATTAGCTTATCAGtcaatattttagatgtttcaTCATCAACAGATTCAAAGTCCAGCAGTTTTACATTGATACCTTCCAATGGTAAAAAATATCTAACAACAACTGTtgatagttttacttttttttaatttgatgtgTCATTAGAAACACTTACTAAATGCGTCTTCAGTAAGTCAAAATGAAACTCTTTTACTGATAAAGGTGtcagaacatttaaaattattgcttgACATTTGGTTCTTGCAGCATCAAATTTGGTTCAAAAAGTTTTGAGATTAGTTTCAAACTACAGGCAGATGTTTTGAAGCTCAAATTGTGCATTACTGTGTGAAAGACAAATGTTGCCTCCTTTGCTGCAATAACTAAATCACTTTCATTGGAttcactgttttaaaaaaaccctcTCCAGCTTTGTGTTTGGCACCTATGTCTGCTCATCCATGTCTGCACAAATGTCTGCTCGCCCACCATGTGCAgcagaaaattttgttaaacaatgcTGTTCTCACtactaatttttttcacaaatggGCAATCTTTTTGTAGTTCATTTGTAAATTAGCAActtctttttgatattttaaacaaaaacaaacaaacgaaAACACAGCTTCTTATACACATACACTAATAAAGTCAATGGTTAGCGTTCTTTAGGATGATTCAAAACAAGATTTTGAATTCTTGATAAAATGCAGACCAAAAAGTTATTGTTAGTATTTGTATTAGTACACAAAGAATATGACTTTCTGAGTCtgcgttttattaaaagttcaaaataaaattttcattttggtAAGCCTTCATAAGAAGTCTAACCAAGATGAAAACGGTACAAAATGAAAACCGTTGGAACACTGGGACTAATGGTATAAAACCAGGATAGCTTTGGTCATAATGGGACATATGGTAAGCCtctatatgtatgtatatatatatatatatatatatatatatgtacatatatatgtatgtatatatatatgtatgtatatatatatatatgtatgtatatatatatatgtatgtatattagggatatgactttttaattttttttcaaataaactgtTTCCTGTATCATAAATCGATGAACTTTTACCTAAAATCATGAAAAAAGGCCCAAATAGCTTTCTGCAACAAAAAAAGGTCACccccaaaataaaaatttgatttaccATTTTTATACATTCATTTTTGACCGATGTTTTAATCTTAAGCTTAATTCTCAGCttaattctatttatttcattattttgttatgaatttataaacataacgcCACACATTACCATGGCAACGAAACGGCCGTGTGCCGGCAAATACTTGGAATTGTTATGTGATGACGTCATTGTGTTACCACGGTGATATAGACGACTGTAACAGACTGTAGAAGATTATAGAACTTAGTAGAACATTCTGGAAGctctaaataattatataagcGAGCTGCTGTCAGAGCTCAGTGTTGATAATGTGAATAGTTCTATGAAGTACTCTGCGTGTAACTGAGCTAATAAGGAACTACTGTAGCGAACTAAAGACGCTGTAAGTGTACGAAGTATAAGTAGTTGTAGCATTATCGTTAGGATACGGACTGGATTATCGAACTGTTATCAACATTGACTGGATTATCGAACTATAATTGGATTACTAtacaattaaagtattttattaattaaacgaCTTTATTAAACGGATATTTACGCTCAGCTATCCGTAAAGTCGTAACAATATTATATGATGTCTCACAAGAAAAGTCATACCACAGTAACAAAGACTTGGACTAAAAATTTGGTGAGATTTCAAGAGTCACACAGAAGAAGAGGAAGCGTGGCTGTAGAAGAACATTCACTCGATGAAAAATCCAGAATACCACTTCAATTGCAGATCGTAGGAAGATACCAGTTTCTCGGAGCATATGTTAAAGGAAGAAAAGAACGAATAGACCAAATTTCTAAGGAAATTACAAAATTGTGGGACAATAAACTGAATTTTCCACGTGTGTCTGATCAAGTGATAAGAGCAAAGCTTATGAAGGTGCTGAAGGTCTATGATGAATG
This genomic interval from Hydra vulgaris chromosome 01, alternate assembly HydraT2T_AEP contains the following:
- the LOC100204316 gene encoding alpha-(1,3)-fucosyltransferase 11 isoform X4 codes for the protein MEEILHALKTLITNAGLILQLLCTLSFVYSLNENIPNGFCLIKEECDREDYSNDFKTFPSLNHQTYLIKENEFPQVLWWYPNIYPHHLEKKIHCKLGSCLITKDRKQLTNKLTRGIIFYGTSFDGRDLPLPRLPHHEWALIHEESPKNKRMFSTNLGISIFNHTATFRRESDYPLTTQNMQIVEEWMDKKYFVTTKEKNRLQKELNLAAVVYFQSDCDPPSDRDTYVKELMKYIAVDSYGPCLNNKKPPKEVDGFQHFSSETFYHFLARYKFQLAFENYLCQDYMTEKLFRPLLIGSVPVYLGSSLAEEFMPSEKAVIMVQDFSSPKELAEYLKQLDANDEKYNEYLKHRYTGKFSNPKLYESLKLQKWSLPEEHMFAGFSCHVCDSLNKRNDFLKKHLENPKNPILPPQIAKFDHMGCPKQSKILPHSTNNNYEELLQQYAEQEAIAVNNMLQANETDSKLFTKKYLKIKTDNYY